GCACGTACAGCTCGTCGTCGCGCGTGAGCTTCAGCTTGTCTTCTACCAGCCGCTGAAACGAAAGCAGGCAGCCGTGCAGGTCGGAGGTGGCGTAGCGGGCCATGATGGGCAAGAGACGTAAGGGGGTGGGGAAATGGCTGCCACAAAAAAGCATCTGCCGCTGCGGCAGATGCTTTTTTGTGGTTGGGTAATCAAAACGGCTAGCTGTACGCCGGCTTATCCAGGTCGGGCTTTTCCAGGTTGCGGTTGGGGTGACGCAGGCCCGCATCCAAGGCTTCCTGTTCCAGCCGGTCTTCGGTGGCCGGGTCAAGGTTGTTGACAGGCAGGTTGCCGGCCCCTTTCGGCTGCTCGGTTTGCGTGGGGCTGCCGTGATTTTCCTTGGACTGCTGGTTGGTGTTGTTGCTGTGGTCAGGCATGGCGGTAAGCTGTTTGTTTTCAGAGAAATACAAAAACACACCGACGCGGCTACTGGATAATAGCTGTGTCGGTGGCGTTAGGGTCGGTGAGGTCGGCGTTGGTGCCCTGGCGGGCCAGCTCGTCATTGTTAATGGCGCGGGGCTCCATCTGGTCCATACCCACGCGGGAGTCGGGGTCGAGCATTTCGTCCTGGTTGGGGCGCTGGTCGTCGGCGTCCAGCTCGTCCACGGGGCGGCGGGGCTGGAGGTCGGCGTCCCGGTCGGCGGGCAGGTCCTGGTTGGGCCGGTCCTCGCGGCCTTCCTCATTGCTGCGCAGGTTGTCGGCGGGGCGGCTGTTTTTATCGGCGTCTTCGTTTACCGACACGGCCGTAATGCCCGACTCACTGTCGGTGCCGTAGCCTTCCTTACCGTCGCGGTTGCCGAAGCCCCCGCGGGCGGCTTCGTTTTTGGGTGGGTCGGCGCCGGGAATGATGTGGCCGGCGGCCAGCTCCTGCTCAGTGGTATCTTCTTCTAGCACGCGCACGGGGCGGTTGTGAGGGTCAGTGGCCATGGGAGTTTCAAGTGTGGTCCGTGAACTAGGATTCACCTGAGTGTACTGCGGTTTGCAGGTTTGGGTTTAGGTTTGATGCAGGAACTGACTGGTCGTTAGCCTTTCCCGACCGGCCTTGTTTCGTTCCTTAACTGCTCCTCATTCACCCTCACTCGCTATGTGGACCGAACACGACAACGCCCTGAACTGCCGCCTGCGCTTCCCCGACTTCAAAACCGCTTTTGCCTTCATGACGGCCGTGGCCGAAGCTGCCGAGGCCCAGGACCACCACCCGTGGTGGGCTAACGAGTACAACACCGTCGAGTTTCGCCTGCGCACCCACGACGCTGGCAACACCGTCACCCGCCGCAACTATCGGCTAGCCGACACCATCAGTCAGCTAGCGGCGCAGTTTGGCGGCGAAACGGTAGCGTAAGCGCGTTATTTAGGCGCTGAGCGAGCGGCAAACGTTTTGAGCCGGATTGGCACACCCAGCGTGGCGCTCAGCCCTGAGCCGCGCACGTGCAGCGTGGTGCTGCCCCGCTGCGAGTTGTAGCGGTACTCTACCGGCACCAGCAACATATCCGTCAGGCCCTGGGTGTAGTACAGGCTCAGGTTCAGCCGCTCCTTGCCAAGGCGGTAGAAGCGCGCCGTGACGCCGGCCGTGATAAACGTGCCGAAGCGGCGGCGTTTGATGATGGTTTCCTGGAAATCAATGGTATCGTAAAAAAGACCTCCACTGCTCAGGCTACTGCAATCAAAGCAATTTCGGTTGTTCCAGTTTAAACCAGTGCCTAAAACCGCGTCCAGCCGAAAGCTGGCCAGGTATGTGTGACGGACGGTATCTATTTCCTTGATATTGTACTCGCCTATTTTTCGGCTGAGCAGTACAGGGAATTGGTGTAGATAAACGCCAGTGCCGCTGCCCCGCCATTCACCATGAAATGGATTTACGGTGTATTGCTGCGGCATTTGCAGGCTATATGCCCAGCCTAACGTGCTACCGCTGTATCCAGTAGCAATGCCCCATTTCTCCCGTACTTGCAGGCGTAGCATAATTACGCCTTGCTCGTCAAATCCAAGCTTACTGTGC
This region of Hymenobacter sp. YIM 151500-1 genomic DNA includes:
- a CDS encoding 4a-hydroxytetrahydrobiopterin dehydratase, encoding MWTEHDNALNCRLRFPDFKTAFAFMTAVAEAAEAQDHHPWWANEYNTVEFRLRTHDAGNTVTRRNYRLADTISQLAAQFGGETVA